In the Pseudanabaena sp. PCC 7367 genome, one interval contains:
- a CDS encoding carboxymuconolactone decarboxylase family protein: MLESTGIKEDLAKLDSEFGSLFYRLAVQVWGLPIISVKDKALIAIAIDIAHQDKAAGEVDPFIAHVKIASQNGATRAEIKEVITFTCVYAGFNKGVSFFAKLQSLQDSDLQ, from the coding sequence GTGCTAGAGAGTACAGGCATCAAAGAAGATCTAGCTAAGCTGGATAGCGAATTTGGTAGCTTGTTCTATCGCTTGGCAGTGCAGGTTTGGGGTTTGCCGATCATTAGTGTGAAGGACAAGGCACTAATTGCGATTGCGATCGACATTGCCCACCAGGATAAAGCCGCTGGTGAAGTTGATCCATTTATTGCCCATGTCAAAATTGCCAGCCAAAATGGTGCCACCAGAGCTGAGATCAAGGAAGTGATTACCTTTACCTGTGTATATGCTGGGTTTAACAAGGGAGTTAGCTTCTTTGCCAAACTGCAATCACTTCAAGATAGTGACTTGCAATAG
- a CDS encoding EthD domain-containing protein codes for MSSEAANTRVDFSARDQEGEVAFYVLLWKRKGITLEMFDDYWRDVHGPVCARLPGQYQYWQYHVAHNEGGIWPETDGINSVSTPEEQFDGIAELTFKSAEDRNIWFKAAAILMDDEHNIFSKAIGYNTNPGNSITYCDGIVNGQPNGKALASLTKLLVMIRKKDDVSVEDFRKFLSKDYAAEIAKSPYILKLRLHLFEEVDNTRPPAAGVAHGEDAELNYQAAIEICFEDKLNMENFFKYCPSYSNACQDQAKYIKDFYTFPNRSTYTFVYDGQMTLSGKRSSTVAGLISSIGAINQLEEDVMDLMIGKAGR; via the coding sequence ATGTCTAGCGAAGCTGCCAACACCAGAGTTGATTTTTCAGCCAGAGATCAGGAAGGGGAAGTTGCCTTTTATGTTTTGCTGTGGAAGCGCAAAGGCATCACCCTGGAAATGTTCGATGATTATTGGCGGGATGTGCATGGCCCAGTTTGTGCCAGGTTGCCCGGTCAATATCAATATTGGCAATACCACGTTGCCCACAATGAGGGTGGGATTTGGCCAGAGACCGATGGGATTAATTCGGTTTCAACCCCCGAGGAGCAATTTGATGGCATTGCCGAGCTTACTTTTAAGTCAGCAGAAGATCGGAATATCTGGTTTAAGGCAGCGGCGATCTTGATGGATGATGAGCATAATATTTTCAGCAAGGCGATCGGCTATAACACCAACCCCGGCAATTCGATTACCTACTGCGATGGGATTGTCAACGGTCAACCGAATGGCAAGGCGCTCGCCTCTTTGACCAAGTTGTTGGTAATGATCCGCAAAAAAGACGATGTCAGCGTTGAGGATTTCCGTAAGTTCCTATCTAAAGACTATGCCGCCGAAATAGCCAAAAGTCCTTACATCTTGAAACTGCGCTTGCATCTGTTTGAGGAAGTAGATAATACCCGCCCACCCGCCGCTGGGGTTGCCCATGGCGAGGATGCGGAGCTGAACTATCAAGCGGCGATCGAAATTTGCTTTGAAGATAAACTGAATATGGAAAACTTCTTCAAATATTGCCCAAGCTATTCCAATGCCTGTCAAGATCAAGCAAAATACATCAAGGATTTTTACACTTTCCCCAATCGGAGTACCTACACCTTCGTCTACGATGGCCAAATGACGCTTTCTGGCAAGCGCAGTTCGACGGTAGCAGGATTGATCAGCAGCATCGGCGCGATCAACCAGCTCGAAGAAGATGTGATGGATCTGATGATTGGTAAAGCAGGGCGATAA
- a CDS encoding DUF3326 domain-containing protein translates to MPHKSLNVLLIVPTGIGAAIGGYAGDALPVARALAAVADNLITHPNVLNGASLYWPLANVWYVEGFALDQVAIGNWGLRPRHFNRLGVVLDRAIEPDLALRHRQVIDAAKATLGIDISGVITTDQDLGIELRQGESGISWGTIANPDALLRAAELLIKQFRAEAIAVVARFPDDMQNEMLQQYRQGQGVDALAGAEAVISHLISRELQLPCAHAPALLPLPLDPTVCARSAAEELGYTFLPCVLAGLSRAPQIITRTNHAATGDLWAEDIDVAIAPYDACGSPALLALAMATHQPRLIFVRENSTVLQVPPESLALKGIVVASYLEAIGAVAALKAGVNPEYLHAHSIAYPDT, encoded by the coding sequence ATACCTCATAAATCTTTGAATGTATTATTGATTGTCCCCACTGGCATCGGTGCCGCGATCGGTGGGTATGCGGGGGATGCGTTGCCGGTGGCTCGTGCCCTGGCAGCAGTGGCAGATAATCTCATCACCCATCCCAATGTCCTCAATGGTGCTAGCCTTTATTGGCCGCTAGCCAATGTGTGGTATGTGGAAGGCTTTGCCCTCGATCAAGTGGCGATCGGCAATTGGGGGTTGCGTCCCCGGCATTTTAATCGTCTGGGGGTGGTTTTGGATCGGGCGATCGAACCGGATTTGGCTCTGCGGCATCGGCAAGTAATCGATGCGGCCAAGGCCACGCTGGGCATTGATATTAGTGGCGTTATTACTACCGATCAAGATTTAGGCATAGAGCTAAGGCAGGGGGAATCTGGCATAAGCTGGGGCACGATCGCCAATCCCGATGCACTGTTACGAGCCGCAGAATTATTAATTAAACAATTTCGCGCCGAGGCGATCGCGGTGGTGGCCAGGTTCCCCGATGATATGCAGAATGAAATGCTCCAGCAATATCGCCAGGGGCAGGGGGTGGATGCGCTGGCAGGTGCGGAAGCGGTGATCTCCCATTTGATCAGTCGGGAATTGCAATTACCCTGTGCCCATGCCCCAGCGTTGCTACCTCTGCCGCTTGATCCAACTGTCTGCGCGCGATCGGCAGCGGAAGAGTTGGGCTATACATTTTTGCCCTGTGTGTTGGCTGGGTTGAGCCGTGCGCCGCAAATTATTACCAGAACTAATCATGCTGCCACAGGCGATCTGTGGGCGGAGGATATTGATGTGGCGATCGCCCCCTATGATGCCTGTGGTAGTCCGGCTTTGTTGGCACTGGCAATGGCAACCCATCAACCACGATTGATCTTTGTGCGCGAAAATAGCACCGTCTTACAAGTACCGCCAGAAAGTTTGGCGCTAAAGGGGATCGTGGTGGCTAGTTACCTGGAGGCGATCGGTGCAGTGGCAGCGCTTAAGGCGGGCGTGAATCCTGAATATCTGCATGCCCATAGCATTGCTTATCCTGATACATAA
- a CDS encoding phosphoribosyltransferase, with product MLFKDRQEAAHQIAQRLSGYAGVNALVLGIPRGAVPMAKIIADAIGGELDVVLVHKLTAPQNPELAIGSIDETGHTYLSRHLSSLGVSEDYLEAERRSQLETLQRRRLSYTPIKSPANPKDRTVIVVDNGVATGLTMIAALRSVRVRQPTKLVAAMAVAPPSVVVQINQLADEVVCLRSPADFRAVGQFYENFCEVSDHEVIEALKPV from the coding sequence ATGCTGTTCAAAGACAGGCAAGAAGCAGCTCACCAAATCGCACAACGGTTAAGCGGTTATGCAGGCGTGAATGCGCTGGTGTTAGGGATTCCGCGTGGTGCAGTGCCAATGGCAAAAATTATTGCTGATGCGATCGGCGGTGAATTGGATGTTGTTTTGGTGCATAAGCTAACCGCGCCCCAGAATCCCGAACTGGCGATCGGGTCGATCGATGAAACTGGCCATACCTATTTGAGCAGGCATCTTAGTAGTCTGGGCGTAAGTGAGGATTATCTAGAAGCAGAACGGCGATCGCAACTTGAAACATTGCAACGGCGGCGCTTGAGCTATACGCCAATCAAGTCTCCAGCCAACCCCAAGGATCGCACGGTGATTGTGGTGGATAATGGCGTAGCAACAGGATTGACGATGATCGCGGCGTTGCGATCGGTGCGGGTGCGCCAACCAACTAAGCTAGTCGCAGCAATGGCAGTTGCGCCACCATCGGTTGTGGTTCAAATTAATCAACTGGCTGATGAGGTGGTCTGTTTACGATCGCCAGCGGATTTTCGGGCAGTGGGGCAGTTTTATGAAAACTTTTGCGAAGTATCTGATCATGAGGTGATCGAGGCACTCAAGCCTGTTTAA